Proteins encoded together in one Quercus lobata isolate SW786 chromosome 3, ValleyOak3.0 Primary Assembly, whole genome shotgun sequence window:
- the LOC115979953 gene encoding putative disease resistance protein RGA4 yields the protein MAEAILYGVAQTIIENLGSMVFAEIGSMWGVKDEFEKLKVTVSAVQAVLLDAEEQQVKNQQVKHWLVRLRDAVYDADDLLTEFYTEDMRQRVMGGDETAKSVSTSLTTYIKPTFIISSLKQLASRRDMAKKITSMRERFDAIAIDMNKFQFVVHPSETRVVTRVRDQTYSFVCEEDVIGREEDKKAIIDLLLDYDVQENVSFISIVGIGGLGKTTLAQYVYNDEEVKNYFELRMWVCVSDVFDVKTIAEKIIRCADVSKHENLDMEQVQNKLRETLNQKKYLLVLDDVWNEDEERWYNLKRLLIGGSKGSKVVITTRTKLVAEITSTISPYHLKGLLENQSWSLFKQMAFRKVQEMINPNLEAIGRDIVQKCCGVPLAIKAIGRILFFKKTEDEWLYIKNKELTNVTQEENNSGILPILKLSYDHLPSHLKCCFAYCSLFPKDHEISKLSLINLWIAQGFIQSSNEKLHMEDVANDYCMDLLWRSFFQEATEDGLGNVISFKMHDLIHDLAQSISRVECTYIDSNIENVKENVRHLSIASHNVLKKDLSSLLKAKKIRTLMFLGEERSSCQESTLETLFSSLRCLRTLDLHDSNIKTVPDSIEMLTYLKYLDLSKNNIEVLPSSITRLLNLQTLNLSYCYKLKELPGNIQNLFNLRNLELKGCNNLTHMPPGLGQLTSLQVLPLFIVNKELTCTGLPLLDKLNNLRGELRIEIKVRVEDATSKAKAANLKDKQHLRILELIWWDKLGNDVAGVCEDENLMEGLQPHRNLKKLKVEGYQGVRFPSWLPSLTGLVILEISKSMCQHLSPMYQLPNLRNLSLVSMHGLEYISDREITEEISASSTFFPSLESLKLWSCPNLKGWWRRATVGVATSSQQYQPHVSFPRLLQLEIEFCENLTCMPLFPNLEKPLRLKKCSCNPLQQTMNMKAISSVPSASNSSPPLSKLKFLSLTFIEDIEFLPEQWLQNLASLEYLEIYGCSRLKSLSLSLFMQHLTSRKTLFISECEEVDLFCDEDTHSVGVSPQITVLENLQISDCPNLISLPEGIGNLTALQNLKIFYLPRLVSLSEGIGNLTALQNLDISYLPCLVSLPEGIGNLTALQNLDISSLPCLISLPEGIGNLTALQNLKIYSLPCLVSLPEGIGNLTALQNLKIFDLPRLVSLPEGIGNLTALQKLRIFHLPRLVSLPEGIGNLTALQNLDIFSLPRLVSLPEGIGNLTALQNLDMSNLPCLVSLPEGIGNLTALQKLRIFKLPCLVSLPEGIGNLTALQNLEIYSLPRLVSLPEGIGNLTALQKLEISSLPCLVSLPEGIGNLTALQNLDISSLPCLISLPEGIGNLTALQKLQIYNLPCLISLPEGIGNLTALQKLQISNLPCLISLPEGIGNLTALQKLGIYSLPRLVSLPEGIGNLTALQKLRIYSLPCLVSLPEGIRSLTSLKRFDVRSCANLTSLPSGMHRLSS from the coding sequence ATGGCCGAAGCAATCCTGTATGGCGTTGCGCAGACGATCATTGAAAATTTGGGCTCTATGGTTTTCGCAGAGATTGGATCCATGTGGGGTGTCAAAGATGAGTTCGAAAAATTGAAGGTTACTGTTTCCGCTGTTCAAGCTGTACTTCTGGATGCTGAGGAGCAGCAGGTCAAGAACCAACAAGTCAAGCACTGGCTCGTGAGGCTCAGAGATGCAGTCTATGATGCGGATGACTTGCTGACCGAATTCTACACTGAAGATATGCGTCAAAGGGTGATGGGTGGTGATGAAACGGCGAAGAGTGTAAGTACTTCTTTAACTACTTACATTAAACCAACTTTCATTATCAGTTCATTAAAACAACTTGCTTCTCGTCGTGATATGGCTAAAAAAATAACATCGATGAGGGAGAGATTTGATGCAATAGCAATTGATATGAATAAGTTTCAGTTTGTAGTACATCCATCAGAAACAAGGGTTGTGACTAGGGTGAGGGATCAAACTTACTCATTTGTATGTGAAGAAGACGTTATTGGGAGAGAAGAGGATAAGAAAGCCATTATAGATCTATTATTGGACTATGATGTGCAAGAGAATGTTTCGTTTATATCCATAGTGGGGATTGGGGGGCTGGGGAAGACCACACTTGCTCAATATGTATACAACGATGAGGAAGTGAAGAATTATTTTGAGTTGCGCATGTGGGTGTGTGTCTCTGATGTCTTTGATGTAAAAACAATTGCTGAAAAGATAATTAGATGTGCAGATGTTTCGAAACATGAAAACCTTGACATGGAGCAAGTACAAAATAAACTTCGCGAAACACTCAACCAAAAGAAGTATTTACTTGTGTTGGATGATGTGTGGAATGAGGATGAGGAAAGGTGGTATAACTTGAAAAGACTTTTGATAGGTGGCTCAAAGGGAAGTAAGGTAGTGATAACAACACGGACTAAATTGGTTGCAGAGATTACTAGCACAATCTCACCGTATCATCTAAAAGGCCTCTTGGAAAACCAATCTTGGTCTCTATTTAAGCAAATGGCATTTAGAAAAGTGCAAGAGATGATTAATCCTAATCTTGAAGCAATTGGAAGGGATATTGTACAAAAATGTTGTGGAGTGCCTCTTGCTATTAAGGCAATAGGCAGAATATTATTCTTCAAAAAGACAGAGGATGAATGGTTATATATCAAGAATAAAGAACTTACAAATGTAActcaagaagaaaataatagtgGTATTTTACCGATTCTAAAATTGAGTTATGATCATCTCCCATCACATTTAAAGTGTTGTTTCGCTTATTGTTCATTATTTCCTAAAGATCATGAGATTTCAAAGTTGTCATTGATAAATCTATGGATAGCACAAGGATTTATCCAATCATCAAACGAAAAGCTACATATGGAGGATGTTGCTAATGATTACTGTATGGATCTACTTTGGAGGTCCTTCTTCCAAGAAGCTACAGAAGATGGTTTGGGGAATGTAATTAGTTTTAAAATGCATGATTTAATCCATGATCTTGCACAATCAATCTCAAGAGTTGAGTGCACATACATTGATTCAAATATAGAAAATGTCAAAGAAAATGTTCGTCATCTATCAATTGCATCTCACAACGTGCTTAAGAAGGATTTAAGCTCGTTATTGAAAGCAAAGAAGATACGCACGCTCATGTTTCTAGGTGAGGAAAGGTCAAGTTGTCAAGAATCAACTCTTGAAACACTTTTTTCTAGTTTAAGATGCTTGCGTACATTAGACCTGCATGACTCAAATATTAAGACAGTGCCAGATTCTATAGAAATGTTGACATATTTAAAGTACCTTGATCTTTCTAAGAATAACATTGAAGTTCTCCCTAGTTCTATTACTAGATTGTTGAATCTACAAACATTAAATCTCAGTTATTGTTATAAGCTTAAAGAACTTCCTGGAAACATTCAAAATTTGTTCAACCTCCGGAATCTTGAGTTAAAAGGTTGTAACAATTTGACCCACATGCCACCTGGATTAGGGCAGTTGACTTCTCTTCAAGTATTACCGTTGTTTATTGTAAACAAGGAACTTACTTGCACTGGTCTTCCACTATTGGACAAGCTAAATAACTTGAGAGGAGAACTAAGAATAGAAATTAAGGTACGGGTGGAAGATGCCACCTCTAAAGCCAAGGCTGCGAATTTGAAGGACAAGCAGCATCTTAGAATATTGGAATTAATATGGTGGGATAAGCTGGGTAACGATGTCGCAGGTGTTTGTGAAGATGAAAATTTAATGGAAGGCCTCCAGCCACACCGGAATTTAAAAAAGTTGAAGGTGGAAGGGTACCAGGGTGTGAGATTTCCGAGTTGGCTTCCTTCTCTGACTGGTCTTGTGATATTAGAAATATCAAAATCGATGTGCCAACATCTATCGCCAATGTATCAACTCCCAAATCTCCGAAATCTGTCTCTAGTATCTATGCATGGTCTGGAATACATATCAGACCGGGAAATCACTGAAGAGATCTCTGCTTCATCAACATTTTTCCCATCCCTAGAGTCACTCAAATTGTGGAGCTGCCCTAATCTAAAGGGATGGTGGAGGAGGGCTACAGTGGGTGTGGCAACATCAAGTCAACAATACCAGCCGCATGTATCTTTTCCTCGTCTTTTACAGTTGGAAATTGAATTTTGCGAAAACCTGACTTGCATGCCGTTGTTTCCAAATCTTGAAAAACCGCTACGACTGAAAAAATGCAGTTGCAATCCATTGCAACAAACAATGAATATGAAAGCAATCTCTTCGGTTCCCTCTGCTTCAAACTCCTCCCCTCCTCTCTCCAAATTAAAGTTTCTATCTTTGACTTTTATTGAGGACATAGAGTTTCTGCCAGAGCAGTGGTTGCAAAACCTGGCTTCTCTCGAGTATCTAGAGATATATGGATGCAGTAGACTAAAATCTCTATCTCTGTCTCTATTTATGCAACATCTCACCTCCCGCAAGACGCTGTTTATTAGCGAGTGCGAGGAGGTTGATCTATTCTGTGATGAAGACACACACTCTGTTGGTGTCAGTCCTCAAATTACGGTACTTGAAAACCTTCAAATTTCTGATTGCCCCAATCTCATATCACTTCCCGAAGGGATTGGCAACCTTACTGCACTTCAgaatcttaaaattttctatttgccCCGTCTGGTATCACTCTCCGAAGGGATTGGCAACCTTACTGCACTTCAGAATCTTGATATTTCCTATTTGCCCTGTCTGGTATCACTCCCCGAAGGGATTGGCAACCTTACTGCACTTCAGAATCTTGATATTTCCAGTTTGCCCTGTCTGATATCACTCCCCGAAGGGATTGGCAACCTTACTGCACTTCAGAATCTTAAAATTTACAGTTTGCCCTGTCTGGTATCACTCCCCGAAGGGATTGGCAACCTTACTGCACTTCAGAATCTTAAAATTTTCGATTTGCCCCGTCTGGTATCACTCCCCGAAGGGATTGGCAACCTTACTGCACTTCAGAAACTTAGAATTTTCCATTTGCCCCGTCTGGTATCACTCCCCGAAGGGATTGGCAACCTTACTGCACTTCAGAATCTTGATATTTTCAGTTTGCCCCGTCTGGTATCACTCCCCGAAGGGATTGGCAACCTTACTGCACTTCAGAATCTTGATATGTCCAATTTGCCCTGTCTGGTATCACTCCCCGAAGGGATTGGCAACCTTACTGCACTTCagaaacttagaattttcaaaTTGCCCTGTCTGGTATCACTCCCCGAAGGGATTGGCAACCTTACTGCACTTCAGAATCTTGAAATTTACAGTTTGCCCCGTCTGGTATCACTTCCCGAAGGGATTGGCAACCTTACTGCACTTCAGAAACTTGAAATTTCCAGTTTGCCCTGTCTGGTATCACTCCCCGAAGGGATTGGCAACCTTACTGCACTTCAGAATCTTGATATTTCCAGTTTGCCCTGTCTGATATCACTCCCCGAAGGGATTGGCAACCTTACTGCACTTCAGAAACTTCAAATTTACAATTTGCCCTGTCTGATATCACTCCCCGAAGGGATTGGCAACCTTACTGCACTTCAGAAACTTCAAATTTCCAATTTGCCCTGTCTGATATCACTCCCCGAAGGGATTGGCAACCTTACTGCACTTCAGAAACTTGGAATTTACAGTTTGCCCCGTCTGGTATCACTCCCCGAAGGGATTGGCAACCTTACTGCACTTCAGAAACTTAGAATTTACAGTTTGCCCTGTCTGGTATCACTCCCCGAAGGGATTAGAAGTCTCACATCACTCAAAAGATTTGACGTCCGTTCATGCGCCAATCTGACATCACTTCCATCAGGAATGCATCGGCTCTCCTCTTGA